Proteins from a single region of Candidatus Puniceispirillum marinum IMCC1322:
- a CDS encoding deoxyguanosinetriphosphate triphosphohydrolase, which produces MTEDRALACYACHAPQSRGRFVDEGDAALSEGTTSWGARTAYQRDRDRILHSGAFRRLKHKTQVFVYHEGDYFRTRLTHSLEVAQIARSMSRSLRLNDDLAEAVALAHDLGHTPFGHAGEDALDRLMQPFGGFDHNEQTVRVLTSLERRYAGFNGLNLTWETLEGVVKHNGPLTKNDNIPDNFKELDANMSLDLTSYPSAEAQLANLSDDIAYLSHDFDDALRADLFRLDAIRDLPQVGKALRDIDFKHGQLDMTRTTHELVRRLISVFVEDLLATSSVNLAAIDAKHSDDIRTASSAVIAFSEPMARDLEILRDFLFTNMWRHYKVNRMTSKAKRVVTDLFNLFMSEPNTLPNEWQETKQGALTDQKPEIIARVIADYIASMTDRYAILEHERLFDLGPILR; this is translated from the coding sequence ATGACTGAAGATCGCGCTTTGGCGTGTTATGCCTGTCACGCGCCGCAAAGTCGTGGCCGGTTTGTGGATGAGGGTGACGCCGCATTATCCGAAGGCACAACCTCATGGGGCGCACGCACGGCCTATCAACGTGACCGAGACCGGATTTTGCATTCAGGTGCCTTTCGACGTCTGAAACATAAAACACAGGTTTTTGTCTATCATGAAGGTGATTATTTCCGCACCCGCCTTACACATTCGCTTGAGGTCGCGCAAATTGCCCGTTCAATGTCCAGAAGCCTCAGATTGAATGACGATCTGGCTGAAGCTGTCGCGCTGGCGCATGATTTAGGTCATACACCTTTCGGCCATGCTGGCGAAGACGCACTTGACCGATTAATGCAGCCGTTTGGTGGCTTTGATCATAATGAACAAACCGTTCGCGTACTGACCAGCCTTGAAAGACGTTATGCCGGTTTTAATGGATTAAACCTGACATGGGAAACTTTGGAAGGGGTTGTTAAGCATAACGGGCCACTGACAAAAAATGATAACATTCCGGATAATTTCAAAGAGCTTGATGCCAATATGTCGCTTGATCTGACCAGCTATCCGTCAGCCGAAGCCCAGCTTGCCAATCTATCAGATGACATTGCCTATCTGTCGCATGATTTTGATGATGCGCTTCGCGCTGATTTATTCCGACTTGATGCCATTCGCGATTTGCCTCAGGTCGGTAAAGCCTTGCGTGATATTGATTTCAAACATGGCCAGCTTGATATGACACGCACAACACATGAATTAGTCAGACGACTGATATCTGTTTTTGTCGAAGACTTGCTGGCGACATCATCTGTCAATCTAGCCGCTATCGATGCCAAACATTCAGACGATATCAGAACCGCCTCATCTGCTGTTATTGCCTTTTCCGAACCAATGGCACGCGACCTTGAAATTTTACGCGACTTTCTGTTCACCAATATGTGGCGACATTACAAGGTCAATCGTATGACCAGCAAAGCAAAACGGGTGGTGACAGATCTGTTTAATCTGTTTATGTCGGAGCCTAACACATTACCGAATGAATGGCAGGAAACCAAACAAGGGGCGTTAACCGATCAGAAACCCGAAATTATTGCGCGTGTGATTGCAGATTACATTGCCTCGATGACTGATCGTTATGCTATTTTGGAGCATGAGCGCCTTTTCGATCTTGGCCCAATTCTGCGCTAG
- a CDS encoding HesB/IscA family protein, producing the protein MSEIISKTANSETVTPSSMAGIFSLTEAAADRITSMLAAEPDGSFFRVAVLGGGCSGFQYQFSIDTNRDDEDQVFTSHNVDVIIDEMSLELVDHAELDYVQDLMGSYFAVNNPNATASCGCGTSFSV; encoded by the coding sequence ATGTCCGAGATTATAAGCAAAACAGCAAATAGTGAGACAGTCACCCCCTCCTCAATGGCTGGTATTTTTAGCCTGACTGAAGCTGCGGCTGACAGGATCACCTCCATGCTTGCCGCCGAACCTGATGGCAGTTTTTTCCGTGTTGCCGTTCTAGGTGGCGGTTGTTCAGGTTTTCAATATCAATTCAGCATAGACACTAACCGCGATGATGAAGATCAAGTTTTCACCAGCCATAATGTTGACGTTATTATTGATGAAATGTCACTTGAACTCGTTGATCATGCCGAACTTGATTATGTTCAGGATCTAATGGGATCATATTTTGCCGTAAACAATCCCAATGCAACCGCTTCTTGCGGCTGCGGCACTTCATTTTCGGTCTGA
- the xth gene encoding exodeoxyribonuclease III, translated as MRIASWNVNSAKARLDHITGWLKADNADILMMQEIKSQDENFPHDAFTDLGWHIAVHGQKSYNGVAIASRFPIDDVMNGLPGDDADEQARYIEATINGVRIGNIYLPNGNPAPGPKFDYKLSWMARLYDRAVELLATEMPVVLGGDYNVLPQDVDCYDPAAWVGDALTHDDSRAAFFKILHAGYMDALRALHPSGVHYTYWDYQAGAWQRDNGLRIDHLLLSPEAGDRLTDVGIDRAPRGLEKPSDHTPIWCQLRD; from the coding sequence ATGCGTATTGCAAGCTGGAACGTCAATTCTGCCAAGGCTCGGCTTGACCATATCACGGGCTGGCTAAAGGCTGATAATGCTGACATTTTAATGATGCAGGAAATCAAGTCTCAGGACGAAAACTTTCCGCATGATGCTTTTACCGATTTAGGTTGGCATATCGCTGTTCATGGGCAGAAAAGCTATAACGGCGTTGCCATTGCCAGCCGGTTCCCCATAGATGACGTGATGAATGGCTTGCCGGGTGATGATGCAGACGAACAGGCGCGCTATATTGAAGCCACCATTAACGGTGTTCGCATTGGCAATATATATCTGCCCAATGGTAATCCGGCACCAGGTCCTAAATTTGACTATAAATTATCATGGATGGCACGGCTTTATGATCGTGCGGTCGAATTGCTAGCTACCGAAATGCCTGTCGTTCTGGGCGGTGATTATAATGTTCTCCCACAGGATGTTGATTGTTATGATCCGGCAGCTTGGGTTGGTGATGCCCTCACACATGATGATAGCCGTGCCGCTTTCTTTAAAATCCTGCATGCTGGCTATATGGATGCTTTGCGAGCATTACATCCATCTGGCGTGCATTATACCTATTGGGATTATCAGGCAGGTGCATGGCAACGCGACAATGGGTTACGGATTGACCATCTCCTGCTGTCACCAGAGGCTGGTGATCGGCTGACTGATGTCGGCATTGACCGGGCGCCCCGTGGGCTTGAAAAGCCATCGGATCATACACCGATCTGGTGTCAATTGCGTGACTGA
- a CDS encoding GNAT family N-acetyltransferase, whose protein sequence is MTIELQHFYDVPEHVLNPLRDKLRTFNEAALNSGINKQFFVTATNADNLEIGSIYARIRYDWLYIHMLWVDETCRGQGVGTLLINAVEDEARALGIRRSRLSTADFSPGLTLYQKLGYQIFAEIPISSFDCIESDNHSEYLMWKLSL, encoded by the coding sequence ATGACGATTGAATTACAGCATTTTTATGATGTGCCAGAGCACGTACTGAACCCGCTTAGAGATAAACTCAGAACCTTCAATGAAGCGGCCCTAAATTCGGGAATCAACAAGCAATTCTTCGTTACTGCGACCAATGCAGACAATCTAGAGATAGGGTCAATTTATGCGCGTATCCGTTATGACTGGCTCTATATACACATGTTGTGGGTAGATGAAACCTGTCGCGGTCAAGGCGTGGGTACATTGCTTATAAATGCAGTAGAAGATGAAGCCCGCGCGCTCGGCATACGTCGAAGCAGGCTATCAACAGCTGATTTCAGTCCGGGTTTAACATTATACCAGAAACTTGGTTATCAGATATTTGCCGAAATACCCATATCGTCATTTGATTGCATCGAAAGCGATAATCATTCCGAATATCTTATGTGGAAGCTGTCTTTGTGA
- the ilvD gene encoding dihydroxy-acid dehydratase, translating to MPDSVKPIDKSNLPSRHVSVGPEKAPHRSYYYAMGLTEEEIAQPLVGVVSTWNEAAPCNIALARQAQAAKRGVREHAGTPREFTTITVTDGIAMGHAGMKSSLVSREVIADSIELTVRGHCYDAIVGLAGCDKSLPGVMMAMARLNVPSVFMYGGSILPGRFKDRDVTVQDVFEAVGAHAAGNMSDEDLHELECVACPSAGSCGGQFTANTMACVSEAIGLAIPGSAGAPAPYESRDEYAYHSGRIVMDLVRANLRPRDILTRKAFENAATVVAASGGSTNAGLHLPALASECGIEFDLHDVAEIFRRTPYIADLKPGGKYVARDMYEIGGVPVLVKALLDGGFIHGDCMTVTGKTIAENIGDMKFPTDQVIVRTTDAPLSPTGGVVGLTGNLAPEGALVKVAGMSVLKFTGTARCFDCEEDAFAAVERRDYKPGDVLVIRYEGPKGGPGMREMLATTAALYGQGAGDQVALITDGRFSGATRGFCIGHVGPEAAVGGPIGLLQDGDQITIDAEAGTIDVDLSDEELAARKAKWAPRETDYNAGAIWKYAQTVGSAEKGALTHPGARAESHVYADI from the coding sequence ATGCCAGATAGTGTAAAGCCAATCGACAAGTCGAATTTGCCAAGTCGTCATGTATCGGTTGGCCCCGAAAAGGCACCGCATCGTTCATATTATTACGCGATGGGCTTGACTGAAGAAGAAATCGCACAACCCCTGGTCGGTGTGGTTTCGACATGGAATGAAGCAGCGCCATGCAATATCGCGCTGGCACGCCAAGCCCAGGCAGCCAAACGCGGCGTTCGTGAACATGCGGGTACGCCCCGTGAATTCACCACGATCACTGTTACTGATGGTATCGCCATGGGTCATGCTGGCATGAAATCATCTTTGGTAAGCCGTGAGGTGATTGCCGACTCGATCGAACTGACGGTTCGGGGTCATTGCTATGACGCGATTGTTGGCCTTGCAGGTTGCGATAAATCTTTACCTGGCGTGATGATGGCCATGGCTCGTCTCAATGTGCCGTCGGTCTTCATGTATGGGGGTTCAATTTTGCCTGGCCGTTTTAAGGATAGAGACGTTACCGTTCAGGATGTTTTTGAAGCGGTTGGCGCGCATGCGGCTGGCAATATGTCAGACGAAGATCTGCATGAGCTTGAATGTGTTGCCTGTCCAAGTGCCGGATCATGTGGTGGCCAGTTTACAGCCAACACGATGGCCTGTGTGTCCGAGGCCATTGGCCTTGCTATTCCGGGGTCAGCTGGGGCGCCTGCACCTTATGAATCACGAGATGAATATGCCTATCATTCAGGTCGTATCGTTATGGACCTTGTGCGAGCCAATCTGCGGCCACGTGATATTTTGACGCGTAAGGCTTTTGAAAATGCAGCGACTGTTGTGGCGGCATCTGGCGGGTCAACAAATGCCGGTCTGCATCTACCAGCTTTGGCATCCGAATGCGGCATTGAATTTGATTTGCATGATGTGGCTGAAATCTTCCGGCGCACGCCTTATATTGCTGACTTGAAGCCTGGCGGTAAATATGTGGCACGTGACATGTATGAAATTGGCGGCGTTCCTGTTTTGGTCAAGGCTTTGCTTGATGGTGGGTTCATTCATGGTGACTGCATGACGGTAACCGGAAAAACTATCGCCGAGAATATTGGCGATATGAAATTTCCAACTGATCAGGTGATTGTGCGTACAACCGATGCACCATTATCGCCAACTGGCGGCGTTGTTGGTTTGACAGGTAATCTTGCCCCTGAAGGTGCCTTGGTGAAAGTCGCAGGCATGTCTGTTTTGAAATTTACCGGCACCGCACGTTGTTTTGATTGTGAAGAAGACGCCTTTGCCGCGGTAGAGCGCCGTGACTATAAGCCAGGTGATGTGTTGGTGATCCGCTATGAAGGGCCAAAAGGTGGACCGGGTATGCGTGAAATGTTGGCCACAACGGCTGCGCTTTATGGACAAGGCGCGGGTGATCAGGTGGCTTTGATCACTGATGGCCGTTTTTCGGGCGCGACCCGTGGTTTCTGCATTGGTCATGTTGGCCCCGAAGCCGCCGTTGGTGGCCCTATCGGTCTTTTGCAGGATGGTGACCAGATCACGATTGATGCCGAAGCAGGAACAATTGATGTTGATCTGAGTGATGAAGAGCTGGCCGCTCGTAAAGCCAAATGGGCACCTCGCGAGACCGATTATAACGCTGGTGCCATTTGGAAATACGCCCAGACTGTTGGTTCGGCTGAAAAGGGTGCGCTTACGCATCCGGGCGCGCGGGCTGAAAGCCACGTTTACGCCGATATCTAG